The Mailhella massiliensis DNA segment TCGATGTGCTGAATGCCGTACTTTTCCATGAGAAGGGCACCCTGGGTACCCTTGCCGCTGCCGTTGGGGCCAAAAATCAGAATATTCATCAGAATCCTCTGGCGCTTTCGCGCGTGAACGCCCCCGGGGTTCCTTCCCGGCGGGCTTCCTGCGTGGATGCTCCCGGCATACACGCGGAGCAAAGGCATCATGCGACGCCCGCTCCCATGGTTAACAACCTCTGCCGCGCCGTGCGCGGCCTACCCCGGACCATGCCGCCCTCGGCGGCTCCTCCCGTATGCGGGAGGAAAATATCAGCCCCTGTTCAGAGGCGGAAGCTCCTCTTCCTTCACCACAAGGGCGCGTCCCTCATGCTGGATGTCGTCCGCAAGGAGCTTGTACTCCTTCAGATAACGGTAGCCTTCGCGGGCGAATTCGGCATGAGACGTCTGCCGTACTATGCCCGGACAGTCCTCTCCGGCCATGGCGAAACTCACCTCGTCCACGAGATTGCCGCGGAAAAAGGGCCATGCACGGCACACGGCAGGACGCGCGGGATGGATGGAACAGCCCTTGCCCGCACGGAAGAAAAGACAGAAACCGTCCTCCCCGCATTTGAGCGTGGGCTTGCCGCCCAGATTCTCGGTATAACGCGCGAGCACCTCTTCCGCGGGAAGGTTGAAATGGGCGCAGAGACGCGGCAGGTCGCGGGGGCCGACCACGATGCCGCCGCGGCCTTCGCAGCATTTGCCGCACATGCGGCAGGCAAAGACGGAAGAGGATTCATCGAAAAGCGCGGTGTGCACGGTCTGAAGGCAGCGGTCCTCCACCACCTTCACTCCGGCCCCGGCCATGAGCTTCCCGGCCTCGGGGCTGCGTATGCCCTCCTGCATCCAGAAGATGAGCGGAAGTCTGGGCAGGGAAAGGGTTTCGCGCGCATGTTCGGCGCAGTACTGCGGCGCACGGAAAAGACAGATGATGTCGGGCTGAAAACCGCGGGAGGGAAGTTCCGTGATGTTGCGTACCGTGGGAATGCCCCACGCCTGCCTGCGCACGGGATGCACGGGCATGATGTTGAAACCGGCATTGAGGAGATAACGACCCACATGGTCCACTGGGGAACCGGGCCTGTCCTTGGCGCCTACGATGGCGATATTCCTCGCGCGGCCGAGCAGGTCGCGCAGATCGTCGAACAGCATGAAAACTCCGCAGGAGGCATTCGTCACAAAACGTGCATAGTGTAAGCCCGCATACCCTTTCTTGGCAATGGCCTCCGGCGGGAAAGAGGCAAAAAAAACGTGCCCGGGCATACGAAAACCCCCGTTTCGCAGGAAACGGGGGCCTGTCAGGCGAAAAAACTCCGCCGAAAGCGCCCGGCGGCGGAACGCCCTTCCCGGCTTTTCCGGGAAAAGCGCTCCGCCGCTTCCGCCTCAGGCCTTTTCCAGCCAGGCGTTCAGGCGCTCTTCATATTCTTCGTCGCTCCAGAGCCTGCGTTCGTACATGCCCGCAAGGGAACGCTGGCGCGAGGCTTCGGACAGCATGAGCGCGGAAGCCACGGACACGTTGAAGCTCTGCACCATGCCGTACATGGGAATGTACACCTCGCCGTCCACCATGGGAACCAGCTCGGGCGAGACGCCGGCGTGTTCGTTGCCCATGATGATGGCCGTGGGCTTTGTGAAGTCATATTCGGTGAGAGGCTTCGAGGCCGGGGAACAGCTCGTGGCAAGTACCTGCATGTTCTGTGCGCGCAGGCATTCCATGAGTTCTTCCTTGTTCGCATGGCGCACGGTGTTCACCCACTTGAAGGCGGAGGCCGAGGTCTTGCGGCTCAGCTGCGG contains these protein-coding regions:
- a CDS encoding CoA-binding protein, with the protein product MLFDDLRDLLGRARNIAIVGAKDRPGSPVDHVGRYLLNAGFNIMPVHPVRRQAWGIPTVRNITELPSRGFQPDIICLFRAPQYCAEHARETLSLPRLPLIFWMQEGIRSPEAGKLMAGAGVKVVEDRCLQTVHTALFDESSSVFACRMCGKCCEGRGGIVVGPRDLPRLCAHFNLPAEEVLARYTENLGGKPTLKCGEDGFCLFFRAGKGCSIHPARPAVCRAWPFFRGNLVDEVSFAMAGEDCPGIVRQTSHAEFAREGYRYLKEYKLLADDIQHEGRALVVKEEELPPLNRG
- a CDS encoding TrmH family RNA methyltransferase: MMRAMTERRRAKIEKVLTQRQKGLTLVMDNVWDPHNVSAIYRSCDAFGVPEVHLYYSRCAFPQLSRKTSASAFKWVNTVRHANKEELMECLRAQNMQVLATSCSPASKPLTEYDFTKPTAIIMGNEHAGVSPELVPMVDGEVYIPMYGMVQSFNVSVASALMLSEASRQRSLAGMYERRLWSDEEYEERLNAWLEKA